Genomic window (Rhodohalobacter sp. SW132):
TTCATCCCGGAGTTTCCAAAATCCTTAACACCAATCGAAAATTATGAGATATACTCTAATTCTACTTTTCGCTTTTTTATTTCTACCGCTGTTTACATCAGCTGAAGCAAACGACAATACGGATGAAAAATTCAATGAACTAATTGAAGATGCTGAGAAGTTTGAAGGCTTCTTCGATTTTTACAGAAAAGATGACCGTCTGATGATGGCTGTGGATCTGAACAAAATCGACGAAGAATTCCTGCTCAACTATCAGATCGCCCGCGGAATTGGCGCCGCCGGACTTTATGGCGGGACAATGCTGAATATTTTCGAAGCTGAAGTAGTTGCCCTTCGAAAAAAAGAAAACAAGATATTCCTGGTCAACAGACCGCACCGATATACCGCTGAAGAAGGCACTCCTCAAGCCCGCGCACTGGAACTTACCTACGGTGAATCCGTTCTCGAAACTGCATCTATCGAGGCGATAAATAGTGACAGCGTAGCTTTGGTCAATGTATATGAATGGTTTGTCGGAGATTTATCCAACATCAGCCAGCGGGTACAGGGCGCACTTTCCTCACGCCCCGGCCAACCCGGAAGAGCTACTTTTGACCGCTCCAGAAGTTATGTGGAAATGGTAGAATCGTTTCCAAAAAACAGCAATATCCAGGCAAATCTGACTTTCCGTAACCAGGAAACCTCAGCACCACGTACCGTACCCGACCACAGGTTTGTGCCGGTTTCCATTTTCTATTCTCTCTCTGAGCTTCCGGAAGAGCCGATGAAACCAAGAGCAGCCGATGACAGGCTTGGATATTTTATGACCGTTCAGAAAGATTTCTCTGATACGGATGATGAATTTTTCGTTCGCAATATCAATCGGTGGCGCCTGGAGTGCGACGGAGAACCGGGTGCTGACGGGCTTTGTGACCCGAAAAAACCGATCATTTATTATCTCGAGAATACCATCCCTGAGCGATATCGCCAGCCAATGAAAGAAGGTGTAGAGGCGTGGAGCGAAGCGTTTGAAGAGGCCGGATTCCGAAATGCAGTGCAGGCAAAAATGCTTCCTGATTCCGCTTCTGCTGGTGATATACGCTACGCAACGCTTCGGTGGAATGTTTCCGATCAGCCGGGATATGGCGCTATCGGTCCTTCAGTTGTTGACCCGCGAACCGGTGAGATTCTGGATGCCGATCAGCTCTATGAAGCCAATATGTTCCTGGGATTCCGAAATACGTTTCGAAATCTCGTTGATCCACAAACGGCCATCAATGAGATTTTTAATGTAGATGAAGATGAGATGGAAGCGATGAAGATGGGAATCAAAACTGAATCTTTCTTCAATGAAATGGGCACACAGGCCAACCTTCTTCGGTCAGCCCTGTTACTCCGTGGTGAAATGACTCCGGGTGAACCGATGCCCGATTATTATGTTGATCAGGCCGCAAAATGGGTTACCATGCATGAAGTGGGTCATACACTCGGGCTTCGTCACAACTTCCGCTCCTCTGTGGATACTCCGTTCGATAAACTGCATGATGAGGAATTTACAGGTCAAAACGGCGTTTACAGCTCTGTTATGGATTATCCATCTCCAAATATCGCTTCGAATGGTGAAGATACCGGTCATTTTTACAATAAAAGTGTTGGTAGCTATGACCGCTGGGTGATCAGTTACGGGTACACCCCTGATGATGATAAAGCAAAAGAGATCGCTCGCCGATCTGCCGAGCCGGGCCATGCCTACGGAACCGATGAAGATGCGCGTGGTGCCGGAGCCGTTGACCCTCATGTAAATGTGTACAGCCTGAGTGAAGATCCGATCGCCTGGGGTCGTGACCGTGCGAACCTGATTCGCGAAATGCTGCCGCTTCTGCCCGATTTTGCATTGGAAGATAATATGCCTTTTTACGAGGTTACCGATCTCTTCCAAAGTGTGTTCTTTCAATACGCTCGGGCACTCACACCGGCTGTGAAATATATTGGCGGACAGCATCAATACCGCGACCATAAGGGAGATCCTGATGGAAGAATGCCGTTTGAACCGGTACCGCTTGAAAAACAGCAGGAAGCGCTGAATACTATTATTGATTACGCATTTGATGCCAATGCCATCAATCTGCCAGAAGATGTTTTTCAGCAATTTGGGGCCAACCGGTGGAGCCACTGGGGCCAAAGCAATACCTGGCAGGGACGTATTGATTATCCGCTGCACCAAACACTTTTAGGAGTTCAAACCAGTCTGATGAGCCAGCTCCTGAATCCAACCCGCCTGGAACGAATCCGGGATACTGAGGTAAAGTTTGGAGCCGAAAATACGGTAACGATACCAGAAGTAATGGAGCAACTGACAAACGCAATCTGGGAAGAAGCGTGGACTGCACCCGGTGGTAACATCAACAGCAACCGGCGGGATCTGCAGCGGGCTCATCTCGAACAGATGATTCGCCTGGTCACCAATGCACCATCGGGCACTCCTGCTGATGCCCGTTCCGTCGCCAGGTATACGCTAACTGACCTGCACGAACGACTTGAACTGCGGCTTACGCCACCTACCTACGATTTTGATGCCTATACAAGAGCACATCTTGCTGAATCAAAAGATCGTATACAGCGTGCACTGGATGCCGGTTTTAGTCTCGAAAACTGACATCACAAAACTATCAAAAAAGGCAGCTATCTTTCGGTAGCTGCCTTTTTTTAATTATCCTCATGATCAGGTCTCTTCAATACATCAATCTTATCAAAACATTTTTTGTGAATTTCTTAGCCTTTCCAACGCATTTTCCAGTTTCTTGGTTACCGATCTGCGGATTATTATAATCAACATAACCGTTTAATCAATTCTTATAACCGCTCCTATGAAAATAAAGCTGAACATAAAAGGTATTCTTATCTCTCTGCTTACCCTGTTTTTAGTTTTTTTGATCGGAACAGTTCTCTTCTTCAATGCCGTACCGAAAGAGAAGCGTCTTCTTGAGCTGATAAATACAGACCACAGCATCGAGGATCCAGAGTTCATCTATGAGAGTTGTTTACTCATTGGCAGACCCTGGACAAAAAACAACCAAATTGAAGTTCTTGAAAACGGTGAAGAGATTTACGATTCCATGGTCGAAGCGATCAACAGTGCTGAACGCACGATTACTTTTGAAACCTACGAATACTACGGTGACGAGGCAGCACAACGATTTTCTGAAGCATTTTCCGCAGCAGCAGAACGCGGCGTAAAAGTACACGCTCTGCTTGATTTCATTGGATCCGTTAATGCTACTGATGAACAGCTTGAGATGATGGAAGAAGCAGGTGTTGAGCTGATTCGCTGGCGTAAACCGAGCTGGTATCAGTTTGCAAGATTTAATCATCGAACGCACAGAAAATTGCTGATTATTGATGGAAATATTGGGTTCACAGGTGGCGCCAACGTCGGAGATAACTGGCTTGGAAGTGTAGAAAACGGAGCCTACAAAGATTATCATTATAAAATACGCGGATCCCTTGTTTCTGAATTGCAGGCCTCATTTTCGGAGAACTGGACATCAGCATCCGGAAGACTCATTTATGGAAACGACTATTTTTCGATCCAGGATAGTGCAGGAAATAAAAAAATGCAGGTTAGTTCAAGTCATCCTCGCGAAGGCAAGCAGAAAATGAGAAAAATGTTTATCTACTCGATGGCATCAGCCAGAGATACCGTTCGGTTTGCAACCGCCTACTTTTATCCAGATCAGCTATTTTTGGATGCGTTGCAGGAGACAGCTGAACGCGGTGTTACTGTGCAAATTTTGGTGCCTGGTGAGAGTATTGATAAGGGTTTTGTTCGCCATGCTTCGGTTAATAACTGGAGAGGAATACTCGAGTCTGGAGTAGAAATTTATGAATATCAGCCCTCGATGTATCACGCAAAATTGATGATAGCTGATAACCGTATGGTTAGCATGGGTTCATCAAACCTCGATAATCGCTCTTTCAGATTAAATGATGAAACAAACGTTAATATCTTGTCTGAAGAGTTTGCGGCTACGATGACTGAACTTTATAAAAACGATAAATCTGAAGCAGAACGCTATACGCTGAAAATGTGGGAAAACCGGCCTTATAGCAATCGGCTCTATGGATGGGTTACCGAACTGTTTGGCGCACATCTATAGGTTTCTTTCAGCCATTTTAATAAATCATTCATCAATCTGAAAATCCTCATTTCCGGGTCTTAAGGTGATAAACCACCTTCGGCAGAATTGAAAATTTTTCCGTGGAATTGAGATAGGCCCGCTCATTGAAAACGTTGTAGTTGTTCTCTTCAATTTTATCCAGAATCCGGCTGTAATTTTCCCGAGCCAGTAAAACAGGCAGGCGGCTGTCTTTAGTAAGCATCGAAACACCTTTATCCGCTTCTGCATAAAAACGTCGCGCACGCGCAATTTGAAATTTCATAAACTGGATAAATTCAGGAGTTTTTTCCCTTCTGATCAGGCTCTGTTTTGAAATACCATACTCCTGCAGCTCATCTTCAGGAAGATAAATTCGATCTCGATTTAAGTCTTCCCCGATATCCCGCAATATATTGGTAAGCTGCATAGCAATCCCCAGGTCTACCGCGTAATCAAGTGCTTTTTTGTCGGAATATCCAAAAACCTCGCTGGTCATCAAACCAACTACCGAAGCAACTTTGTAAGAATAATCGTAGAGTTCGTCGAAAGATGCGTACCGGTTTTTAATCAGATCCATTTTGACGCCTTCAAGCAAAAGCAGCGGCAACTCCAGTGAAATATTATACGTTTTCAGAGTATCAAAAAATGCAATCAGGATCGGGTCTGACTGCTCTAATCCGTTGTAGCTATTGACCAGGTTCTGCTTAAATGTATCCAGGCGCTGCTCTACTTCTTTTTCTGTAATCTGATGATTATGAATTAAATCTTCGGCCTCATCAACCAGATCATCCAGGTATCTGCACAGGCCATATATTGCAAAAATGCTGCGCTGTTTATGATTTGGCAGAAAACGAGTGGCCATATAGAACGTTTTTGCATGGATGCGGGTGATCGACCTGCAGTGTGTATAGGCTTTTTGCAAATCCGCATCATCAAGTTCTGTAATTACACCTTTATGGAAATGTGTTTTTTCATAAAACGGGCGAAAGATTGAAACCGGTAAACGTAACAGACTATTCATGCTTCTATGATTAACAAAATTATCACTGATACTGTTACTAATGATTCAGCGATTCAAAATCGTTCCTTTACCATGAATTAAAGTATTTATCTTGAAATAATTTCACTATTTTTTGTACTTCATTTGAATAGCAGTCAACGTATTCGCTAATTGACCTTTAAAGTTTTATAAAAAACGTAATGGCTCCTCAAAAAAAAATTACCATCTATCAGGTTGCCCAGCGTGCTGGTGTGGCTATTTCTACTGTTTCGCGTGTATTGAACAACTCTCCTAATGTTTCCCAGGGTACAAAAGACAAAGTTGAAGAGGCGATCAAAGAGCTAAACTTTCGCCCCCAGGTATCGGCCAGAAAGTTGGCCAGCCGAAAGCCGCAGATGCTCGCTATTGCCGTTCCATCTTTTACAACACCCTACTATAACGAAGTTCTGAAAGGCGTGAAAGATGAAATCGATGACCTTGATCTTGATATTGTAATTTATAATACGGGATCAAAAAACCCTGAAGAGGGAATCCAGAATTTCTTCAATCGCGGTACCGCCGATACGGTTATTACCATAAGCATTGACATCACTGATGAAGTTCATCACCGGCTGCAGTCTTCTGAAATTCCGATCGTTTTGGTTGGAAGCAGCCACCCGATGTACAACTATTTTGAGCTGAACAACCAGAAAGGTGGATTTATGGCGGGCGAACACCTTGTTAAACAGGGCTATAAATCCTTTGGGATGATCCTTCCCGCAATGAATACAAAATCATCGCTGCTGCGTTACAATGGATTTATTGATGCACTCAAAGAGTTCAAAATGCCGGTAAATGAAAAATTCTTTGTCCGCGGAGAAAGTAAAAAGCACGCCGGATTTACTGAAGAAGCCGGATTTGAAGCGATCTATGAATACGACAGAATGGGTGAATTCCCCGAGGCAATATTTTGCTCAAACGATACACAGGCGATCGGAGCATACCATGCCATTTCAAAGCTGGGATTAAAAATCCCCGAAGATGTTGCTATCATGGGATACGACAATATCAAATTCACGAAGTACCTCGATCTGACAACCATTGATCAGAAAATGTACAGTGTGGGTGTGGAAGCCACCAAACGTCTTGCACAAATCATCCGGAACAAAGATGAAACGAAGGTTCAAAAAACCATCGATCCGGTACTTATCCCAAGAGGTTCAACGCTACGAAAGTAATGACCAACCGCACTGATCGAGAGTTTCCCCTGGAGAACTGCATCTACGACACACGGTGTCCCGGCCTGCCAGAACCGTACCGTGGTAAAGTGAGGGACGTATATCCTCTGAATGATAAGACGCTGGGTATTGTGGTGACCGATCGCATCAGCGCATTTGATCATATCATGGGAGAGGCAATACCGTTCAAAGGCCAGATTCTGAACCTGCTTTCAAAATTTCAGTTTGAAGCCGTTGCCGATATCATTCCTACTCATATGATTGAAGTACCGCACAACAATGTAACGATTGCGCGGCGATGCGATCCAATACCCATTGAGGTGGTTGTCCGCGGATACCTGACGGGGCACGCGTGGAGAGAGTATAAATCGGGAAAACGAATGCTTTGCGGAGCATCTATGCCTACAGGCATGAAAGAGCACCAGGCATTTCCCAAACCGATCCTCACCCCTGCCACAAAAGCGGAAGAAGGCCATGATGAAGATATTTCACCAGCTGAAATTCTCGAAAAAGGGATTGTAGAAGAAAATCTCTGGCAGCAGATCGAACAGAAAGCATTTGAACTCTTTGAACGCGGCAGTGAAATTGCCGACAGGCAAGGCCTGATCCTTGTTGATACCAAATATGAATTTGGACTGTGGAACGGAGAACTCACACTTATCGATGAAGTTCATACATCCGATTCATCCCGATATTTTTATAAAAACGGGTATAAAAGACGTCTGGAAAACGATGAGCAGCAAAAACAACTCTCCAAAGAATTTTTGCGCGAATGGCTGATGGAAAAAGGTTTCAGCGGCAAAGAAGGACAGCAAGTACCCACACTACCCGACTCCTTTCGATGGAGTGTCTATAACCGGTACAAGGAGCTCTTTGAAGTATTAACCGGAAATATATTTGAACCGGAAGAAATCACGGAGTTTAATGAGACACTGGAAAAGATTCTCAAGAGATATCAATAGCAGCTGATAACTTTATCAATTCCTAAATCAGCACAATTCGATTTTGGCTGTTGATTTTTGATTACATGGGAGCTACACGCCCGTGTTGCGGCTGGATGATAATCTCTTCAACCAGCGTTCGTTTGGTTAATTGAGACATGGTAACGATCAAAGAAGCCACATCCGAAGGATTGATTAATTTATCCGGACTCATATCCGATTCTTTCCAGGATGTGGAGTGTGTCTGCCCGAGGTTAATGGCCGTAACTCCAATTTCGGTATCTTTCAGCTCTTCCCGGAGGGATCGTGTGTAACCCAGAAGTGCGTGTTTGGCAGATGCATAGGCGCCGCTTTCAGCCAGGCCGCGAAGCGCGCCCACTGAGCAGATGTTTATGATAAGTGCGCGATCCAGTTTTAGAAGATCCTTCAAAAAACGGTTCACGATATGAACGGCCGTAAATAGATTTACGTCAATCTGCTCTTTAAACTCTCCCGGTGATGTTTCGGTTGTTTTTTTATAAAGATAACTTCCGGCGTTATTGATGATAATTCCGGGAAGAGGAATGTCTGGGTCAATCGAAAGCTGAGAGATCTGATCGGGATCGGTGGCATCACAAACCAGGATTTCTACCTTCGATGCACCCGCTTTTATACACAAGTCACGGGTTTCATTCAGCATTTGCTCATTCCGCGCAAGCAGTAAAATCGGCCGGTTGGTAGAGGCTGCAAATGTGATGGCAACACTGCGCCCTATCCCCCGGCTTGCACCGGTGATGAGTACAGATGATTTGAGATACTCCATTACGGAACATTCATAAATTTGTGCGTCTGCAGGCTAATGCCCCATTGTGGATTTTTCTTCACATAATCCACTATCAGTTTGACAGATGATGGCGTCTCCCACTCCGGCTGCAGCAGCAATTGTGTAGAGGGCGGACATTTTTTAGCATTCAGCTCCGCCCACTCAATATCTTTATTTTTCAGAACCACAACTTTCAGCTCATCTACATACGGGAAATTTTCATCCAGCGGTTTTTTGAAACGTTTTGGAGAGAGCGTGACCCAATCGAGCTGACCGGACAGCGGTGATGATCCGCTTGTTTCGATATGCACATCCAGCCCTTCCTGCTTCAGGCGCACAGATAACGGTTCAAGGTTATGCAGCAACGGTTCTCCTCCAGTAATTACCGCGAATTCAGCGCCGCTATCCACCGCACGCTTAACAATATCGCCAGTTCGGGTCATAGGATGTTTCTCTTCATCCCAGCTCTCCTTCACATCACACCACCAGCAATTTACATCACAGCCGGCCGTGCGAATAAAATAGGCTGCACGTCCCGTATGCGCTCCTTCTCCCTGGATGGTATAGAAATCTTCGACCAATGGATATTCCACAGCGTCCATCTCAAGGTTTCCGGCCTTTTCCATCGTATTTATTGATCTTGTTTGTTTATACATCCTGATCGGTGTATTCAACCCAGCTTGTCTCGGTCTCCCAAACGGTGACGTGAAGATCGATATCAGCCGGTATTCTATTTTTAGTTTCTTTGTGAATATACTCTGCAATTCGCTCTGCAGTGGTGGCTACCGGAATTTCCTCATTCAAAACAGAATGGTCAAGCCCGCCTTTTTTTGAGTCAGACGCTGCCCACTTCAGCTCTTTAAAATCGCACACCATATCCGGTGTTTTCAGGTATTTTGATGGATTCAGTTTGTGTGATTTCGCTTTGATATGCACTTTATAGGTGTGTCCGTGCATACGTCCGCACTTCCCGTCATACCCATCTATAAAATGAGCGGCATCAAATTTAAACTCGGTATGTAGTACCCAGGTCGGCATATCAGTAATTCTTCAACTAAAATTTATTTTTCAGAGCGATGTCAACAATCACAGCCTTTTAAAATAAGGATTATATCGGTAGCAATCATTCTTCGATTTCGCCCTTTCACAGAGTGTATAATTACGCAAATCGGTACATTTTTTTGGGTGATGATACCACACCAAGTTCAGTGTTGAGTTAATGACAAGGAATCCACATTCATTCAGCGGAGGTGCCATCGGTGACACACAATTTTCTGAACCCTCCACACCGAACGACTTTTTACAGCTTCTATTTTGTGTGATCAACTCTCAAAACCTATATTCATAAAATTTCATTTTCTATTTAAAATCGCTTCAATTTCAACCTGCCAATAATTGTATGTATTGCATGAATGATAATGCTACTTCCCTCCACCAAAATATACTATCCGGAATCTTTGTGATTCTGTTAACACTATTGAGTTTTGAATTTACACATGCACAAAATCGAACCCTCGATGCAGACAGTTCTGTTACGACTGAATCGCAGGTAACCATAAACGGGGAGACGATTCCCTATCGTGCGACAGCCGGAACGCAGCCGGTCTGGAATAGTGATGGCGAGCCTGATGCCGCACTTTTTTATGTCTTCTATGAACGTACGGATATTGATGATACAGCTCGCCGGCCACTTGTATTCTCATTCAACGGGGGGCCGGGCTCAGCGTCGGTTTGGATGCATATCGGGTACACCGGGCCGAGATTTCTGAATATTGATGATGAGGGGTATCCTGTTCAGCCATACGGCGTTACAGAAAACAACCATTCTATCCTCGATGTAGCAGATATTGTTTACATCGACCCGGTAAACACCGGTTTTTCAAGAATTTTAAATGATGATGCAGACCGAAACGATTTTTTTGGGGTGAATGCAGACATCCGCTACCTCGCGGAATGGATTGATAACTTCGTTTCACGACACGGCCGCTGGTCTTCCCCGAAATATCTGAAAGGAGAAAGTTACGGCACGACTCGTGTTGCAGGCCTTGCGCGTCAGCTGCAGAGTTCGCACTGGATGTTTTTCAATGGCGTGATTTTGGTGTCTCCCACCGGTATGGGCCTCGAACCGCCGGCAATGACTCCGCGCTCTGAAATCCTGAAATTACCCTATTATGCTGCCACCGCATGGTATCATGAAGAGCTGGAACCCGACCTCCAAAACCTGGATCTATATGATATTCTTTCGGAAGTTGAAGATTTCACCATTGAAACCTACCTCCCGGCAGTTGCCCGCGGCGGAACACTCGACCCGGCTGAACGCGATGACATCGCTCTACAGGTGGCCCGCTACTCCGGCATCGATAAACAACATATCCTGGATTATAACCTCACCATCCCAACCTCATTTTTCTGGAAAGAGCTGCGCAGGGACAAAGGCGAAACCGTTGGGCGCCTCGACTCCCGGTATCGTGGAATTGATCGTATGAATGCAGGAAACAGCTATGATCACGATCCGGCGCTTACCAGCTGGAATCACTCCTTTACACCGGCTATTAATCATTATCTGAGGGAAGAACTGGGGTATCAAACAGATTTAAAGTATAACATATTCGGACCGGTACATCCATGGGACCGCAGCGGAAATTCAACCGCTGAAGATCTGAGAAGAGCTATGGGTGAAAATCCCTACCTGCATGTGATGGTCCAATCCGGTTACTATGATGGTGCTACGGATTATTTCTCTGCGAAATATGTGATGTGGAATATGGATCGCAGCGGGAAGGTGCAGGACCGGCTTCGGTTTGAAGGATACAGAAGCGGCCACATGATGTATCTGCGACAGGAAGATTTGGTAACCAGTAATGAACATATCCGGGAATTTATTCTCGATTCACTCCCCGGTGACGGAGTTCCGGCTGATTATTAACCTCCGTTTGATGAATAAACATTTCTATTATTCGGCATTAAGTCTCTCCGTTTTCAGGCGGAGAGCTATGGCGGGATAATATTGATCGTTGAGAATCTTCTACCCATCACACATAATTCAGC
Coding sequences:
- a CDS encoding zinc-dependent metalloprotease translates to MRYTLILLFAFLFLPLFTSAEANDNTDEKFNELIEDAEKFEGFFDFYRKDDRLMMAVDLNKIDEEFLLNYQIARGIGAAGLYGGTMLNIFEAEVVALRKKENKIFLVNRPHRYTAEEGTPQARALELTYGESVLETASIEAINSDSVALVNVYEWFVGDLSNISQRVQGALSSRPGQPGRATFDRSRSYVEMVESFPKNSNIQANLTFRNQETSAPRTVPDHRFVPVSIFYSLSELPEEPMKPRAADDRLGYFMTVQKDFSDTDDEFFVRNINRWRLECDGEPGADGLCDPKKPIIYYLENTIPERYRQPMKEGVEAWSEAFEEAGFRNAVQAKMLPDSASAGDIRYATLRWNVSDQPGYGAIGPSVVDPRTGEILDADQLYEANMFLGFRNTFRNLVDPQTAINEIFNVDEDEMEAMKMGIKTESFFNEMGTQANLLRSALLLRGEMTPGEPMPDYYVDQAAKWVTMHEVGHTLGLRHNFRSSVDTPFDKLHDEEFTGQNGVYSSVMDYPSPNIASNGEDTGHFYNKSVGSYDRWVISYGYTPDDDKAKEIARRSAEPGHAYGTDEDARGAGAVDPHVNVYSLSEDPIAWGRDRANLIREMLPLLPDFALEDNMPFYEVTDLFQSVFFQYARALTPAVKYIGGQHQYRDHKGDPDGRMPFEPVPLEKQQEALNTIIDYAFDANAINLPEDVFQQFGANRWSHWGQSNTWQGRIDYPLHQTLLGVQTSLMSQLLNPTRLERIRDTEVKFGAENTVTIPEVMEQLTNAIWEEAWTAPGGNINSNRRDLQRAHLEQMIRLVTNAPSGTPADARSVARYTLTDLHERLELRLTPPTYDFDAYTRAHLAESKDRIQRALDAGFSLEN
- a CDS encoding phosphatidylserine/phosphatidylglycerophosphate/cardiolipin synthase family protein, giving the protein MKIKLNIKGILISLLTLFLVFLIGTVLFFNAVPKEKRLLELINTDHSIEDPEFIYESCLLIGRPWTKNNQIEVLENGEEIYDSMVEAINSAERTITFETYEYYGDEAAQRFSEAFSAAAERGVKVHALLDFIGSVNATDEQLEMMEEAGVELIRWRKPSWYQFARFNHRTHRKLLIIDGNIGFTGGANVGDNWLGSVENGAYKDYHYKIRGSLVSELQASFSENWTSASGRLIYGNDYFSIQDSAGNKKMQVSSSHPREGKQKMRKMFIYSMASARDTVRFATAYFYPDQLFLDALQETAERGVTVQILVPGESIDKGFVRHASVNNWRGILESGVEIYEYQPSMYHAKLMIADNRMVSMGSSNLDNRSFRLNDETNVNILSEEFAATMTELYKNDKSEAERYTLKMWENRPYSNRLYGWVTELFGAHL
- a CDS encoding squalene/phytoene synthase family protein codes for the protein MNSLLRLPVSIFRPFYEKTHFHKGVITELDDADLQKAYTHCRSITRIHAKTFYMATRFLPNHKQRSIFAIYGLCRYLDDLVDEAEDLIHNHQITEKEVEQRLDTFKQNLVNSYNGLEQSDPILIAFFDTLKTYNISLELPLLLLEGVKMDLIKNRYASFDELYDYSYKVASVVGLMTSEVFGYSDKKALDYAVDLGIAMQLTNILRDIGEDLNRDRIYLPEDELQEYGISKQSLIRREKTPEFIQFMKFQIARARRFYAEADKGVSMLTKDSRLPVLLARENYSRILDKIEENNYNVFNERAYLNSTEKFSILPKVVYHLKTRK
- a CDS encoding LacI family DNA-binding transcriptional regulator, with translation MAPQKKITIYQVAQRAGVAISTVSRVLNNSPNVSQGTKDKVEEAIKELNFRPQVSARKLASRKPQMLAIAVPSFTTPYYNEVLKGVKDEIDDLDLDIVIYNTGSKNPEEGIQNFFNRGTADTVITISIDITDEVHHRLQSSEIPIVLVGSSHPMYNYFELNNQKGGFMAGEHLVKQGYKSFGMILPAMNTKSSLLRYNGFIDALKEFKMPVNEKFFVRGESKKHAGFTEEAGFEAIYEYDRMGEFPEAIFCSNDTQAIGAYHAISKLGLKIPEDVAIMGYDNIKFTKYLDLTTIDQKMYSVGVEATKRLAQIIRNKDETKVQKTIDPVLIPRGSTLRK
- a CDS encoding phosphoribosylaminoimidazolesuccinocarboxamide synthase; the protein is MTNRTDREFPLENCIYDTRCPGLPEPYRGKVRDVYPLNDKTLGIVVTDRISAFDHIMGEAIPFKGQILNLLSKFQFEAVADIIPTHMIEVPHNNVTIARRCDPIPIEVVVRGYLTGHAWREYKSGKRMLCGASMPTGMKEHQAFPKPILTPATKAEEGHDEDISPAEILEKGIVEENLWQQIEQKAFELFERGSEIADRQGLILVDTKYEFGLWNGELTLIDEVHTSDSSRYFYKNGYKRRLENDEQQKQLSKEFLREWLMEKGFSGKEGQQVPTLPDSFRWSVYNRYKELFEVLTGNIFEPEEITEFNETLEKILKRYQ
- a CDS encoding SDR family oxidoreductase, which translates into the protein MEYLKSSVLITGASRGIGRSVAITFAASTNRPILLLARNEQMLNETRDLCIKAGASKVEILVCDATDPDQISQLSIDPDIPLPGIIINNAGSYLYKKTTETSPGEFKEQIDVNLFTAVHIVNRFLKDLLKLDRALIINICSVGALRGLAESGAYASAKHALLGYTRSLREELKDTEIGVTAINLGQTHSTSWKESDMSPDKLINPSDVASLIVTMSQLTKRTLVEEIIIQPQHGRVAPM
- a CDS encoding 7-carboxy-7-deazaguanine synthase QueE; translated protein: MEKAGNLEMDAVEYPLVEDFYTIQGEGAHTGRAAYFIRTAGCDVNCWWCDVKESWDEEKHPMTRTGDIVKRAVDSGAEFAVITGGEPLLHNLEPLSVRLKQEGLDVHIETSGSSPLSGQLDWVTLSPKRFKKPLDENFPYVDELKVVVLKNKDIEWAELNAKKCPPSTQLLLQPEWETPSSVKLIVDYVKKNPQWGISLQTHKFMNVP
- a CDS encoding 6-carboxytetrahydropterin synthase — encoded protein: MPTWVLHTEFKFDAAHFIDGYDGKCGRMHGHTYKVHIKAKSHKLNPSKYLKTPDMVCDFKELKWAASDSKKGGLDHSVLNEEIPVATTAERIAEYIHKETKNRIPADIDLHVTVWETETSWVEYTDQDV
- a CDS encoding S10 family peptidase produces the protein MNDNATSLHQNILSGIFVILLTLLSFEFTHAQNRTLDADSSVTTESQVTINGETIPYRATAGTQPVWNSDGEPDAALFYVFYERTDIDDTARRPLVFSFNGGPGSASVWMHIGYTGPRFLNIDDEGYPVQPYGVTENNHSILDVADIVYIDPVNTGFSRILNDDADRNDFFGVNADIRYLAEWIDNFVSRHGRWSSPKYLKGESYGTTRVAGLARQLQSSHWMFFNGVILVSPTGMGLEPPAMTPRSEILKLPYYAATAWYHEELEPDLQNLDLYDILSEVEDFTIETYLPAVARGGTLDPAERDDIALQVARYSGIDKQHILDYNLTIPTSFFWKELRRDKGETVGRLDSRYRGIDRMNAGNSYDHDPALTSWNHSFTPAINHYLREELGYQTDLKYNIFGPVHPWDRSGNSTAEDLRRAMGENPYLHVMVQSGYYDGATDYFSAKYVMWNMDRSGKVQDRLRFEGYRSGHMMYLRQEDLVTSNEHIREFILDSLPGDGVPADY